The following proteins are co-located in the Ostrinia nubilalis chromosome 22, ilOstNubi1.1, whole genome shotgun sequence genome:
- the LOC135082667 gene encoding uncharacterized protein LOC135082667: MNGMLFDRGACLYSLELHDEFYNMLDGVESEFLPNVQNLDILVRFSIKTPAWFPIRRSSFTSGLYLHYKLTKASGQTEVANTLLSIYRYLERRFRWLFSQAPAKVNMGVYDDYIRKHLKAISKWAFPRVFSDGPAYCFLMHMDMLGSKSPWTKEMVENDILKWTSGDSPGNLTLLAPYLDSIFQQWGYDSNAANFLKFKEFCNDPMRWGTSGGAKKATIEGESYRSKWAWAFSRMMNTDGSFKREGEFDLYEQALLEPEECKVALKEEEKKTREIITTPMASYLRQSYLAYRWNRLPGDSPISNPEWLGHFQSTEYSWYGCADAERFDHSVSKDMVKYVIRKMGDIDDETRWVSDRELESIDRLRISWNGKEWPYKGGLLSGWRITSLLGTMVSMSIGRYIIEKNKIYGAKAVGMGDDIILASPMLGIDKDELYRSYADTGFKINLLKTISGPIGEFLRQVYSPRGVIGYPARRTTMMLMCMRLELTIEWQVQSVTKRRVLYTATLLGLFLHCKICLATHSMNETVRLSIINITIVIVQNLDLFK; encoded by the coding sequence ATGAATGGAATGCTTTTTGATCGGGGAGCCTGCCTGTATTCGCTGGAATTGCACGATGAGTTCTACAACATGCTGGATGGCGTGGAATCGGAATTTCTACCAAACGTGCAAAACTTAGACATACTGGTACGCTTCTCAATCAAGACTCCGGCTTGGTTCCCCATTCGTAGATCTTCTTTTACATCTGGTCTCTACCTACACTACAAATTGACAAAGGCCAGCGGACAGACAGAGGTGGCCAACACCCTTCTCTCCATATACCGCTACCTCGAGCGCAGGTTCAGATGGCTGTTCAGCCAGGCTCCCGCCAAGGTGAACATGGGCGTGTACGATGATTACATCCGCAAGCACTTGAAAGCTATTTCGAAGTGGGCTTTTCCGCGGGTTTTCTCTGACGGTCCCGCCTATTGCTTTCTCATGCACATGGATATGCTTGGCTCAAAGTCGCCCTGGACCAAGGAAATGGTGGAGAACGACATCCTGAAGTGGACCTCCGGCGACTCCCCTGGCAACCTAACCCTGTTGGCTCCCTATCTGGATTCAATATTTCAGCAATGGGGTTACGATTCCAACGCTGCCAACTTTCTCAAGTTTAAGGAGTTCTGTAACGACCCCATGAGGTGGGGGACGAGTGGTGGTGCAAAGAAGGCAACGATAGAAGGTGAAAGCTATCGCTCGAAATGGGCATGGGCTTTTTCTCGTATGATGAATACTGACGGCTCTTTCAAAAGGGAAGGGGAGTTCGACCTTTATGAGCAGGCCCTGCTAGAACCGGAGGAGTGTAAGGTGGCTTTAAAAGAGGAAGAGAAGAAAACTCGTGAAATAATAACAACACCAATGGCATCTTACTTACGTCAGTCTTATCTCGCATATAGATGGAACAGACTTCCCGGCGACTCCCCCATCTCTAACCCGGAATGGCTTGGGCATTTTCAATCCACTGAATACAGTTGGTATGGCTGTGCAGACGCGGAACGTTTCGACCACTCAGTCAGCAAGGATATGGTCAAGTATGTGATCCGGAAGATGGGAGATATTGACGACGAGACACGGTGGGTATCGGATCGAGAGTTGGAATCGATAGACAGGTTGAGAATATCTTGGAACGGGAAAGAGTGGCCCTACAAGGGCGGGTTGCTATCTGGCTGGAGGATCACCTCCCTACTCGGCACTATGGTATCGATGTCCATCGGGCGGTACATCATTGAAAAGAACAAGATCTACGGTGCTAAGGCGGTCGGGATGGGAGACGACATCATCCTAGCTTCACCTATGTTGGGTATAGACAAAGACGAGCTTTATCGCAGCTACGCGGACACAGGGTTTAAAATCAacctacttaaaacaatatcagGTCCAATTGGAGAGTTTTTACGACAGGTGTACTCCCCTCGAGGAGTAATAggatatccggctcgaaggaccactaTGATGCTTATGTGTATGAGATTAGAGTTGACTATCGAATGGCAGGTACAGAGTGTAACGAAAAGACGTGTGTTATATACGGCGACTTTATTGGGACTGTTTTTACACTGCAAAATTTGCCTAGCTACTCATTCAATGAATGAGACCGTGCGCTTGTCTATTATAAACATAACAATAGTTATTGTTCAAAATCTGGACCTgttcaaataa
- the LOC135083091 gene encoding testis-specific gene A8 protein-like — MPVTRSEKLRGAAAAASAVAAGRITSPPVHGGSTPTETTDTSSTLTPYPAGGASSPRIARDHAAPAVSTRVMGEPGVHLGRGEPAPRSYTEEITADVTKPHEALRARIAEAEKRRAAAAAAAAAAAAASTPTAANVAAASAAAATPATTCMNKRRDCHE; from the exons atgcctgtcaccaggtcggagaagctacgaggtgccgccgccgcggctAGCGCCGTCGCCGCAGGGAGAATTACGTCGCCGCCGGTTCATGGAGGAAGTACTCCGACGGAAACCACGGATACTTCATCAACGCTGACCCCGTATCCCGCCGGGGGCGCGTCCTCACCGCGCATCGCCAGGGACCACGCCGCGCCGGCTGTTAGCACCCGGGTTATGGGAGAGCCCGGCGTGCATTTGGGAAGAGGGGAACCAGCACCGCGCTCCTACACAGAGGAGATAACCGCCGACGTCACGAAGCCACACGAAGCACTAAGGGCCCGTATCGCGGAAGCAGAGAAGAgacgtgccgccgccgccgctgccgccgccgccgccgcagccgcctcCACGCCCACCGCGGCCAATGTTGCCGCCGCCTCTGCCGCCGCCGCGACTCCCGCGACTACG TGCATGAACAAACGCCGCGACTGTCACGAGTGA
- the LOC135082597 gene encoding uncharacterized protein LOC135082597: MVKMVYKWCVVPHCTNTSIKDPNKVFVSVPTNPKRRKMWLQLARRDPNCMLTHTNVFMCEDHFNMETDTKNYNMYKMGFSQKILLADEAVPTKFDCQEDRKRRLSSEGSSRKVFLKRQRTDLITECLQNQSVTETERLQKDEVMTQMIEPEELPRTQDKESITNPIITLEKSVQVSTKVIRHYRSKAVQTICQNKSISTSPFKVSTTSRFTSPFKPESCRLQVSQSGAVKVFKRNIGLEDEKSDSDISLFESGHSSPFIPTSSSKVTDSDSNVTDTNENIEQLQCLKNTMRLIEKKPLMYVGITKECYFLIQLIHKHTNIKVENILLCLKKIRLNSTFSELEDNFGISLSYASKLFVGNIPIISSVLRPFIVNLDKKII; this comes from the exons ATGGTTAAAATGGTTTATAAATGGTGTGTAGTGCCGCATTGTACAAATACGTCTATAAAGGATCCAAACAAAGTATTTGTTTCTGTACCAACGAATCCCAAGAGACGGAAAATGTGGTTACAATTAGCTAGAAGAGACCCAAATTGCATGTTAACGCATACAAATGTGTTTATGTGTGAAGATCACTTTAAT ATGGAAACTGACACCAAGAACTATAACATGTATAAAATGGGCTTTAGTCAAAAGATACTTTTAGCAGATGAAGCCGTGCCAACTAAATTTGATTGCCAAGAGGATCGCAAAAGACGGCTGTCCAGTGAAGGATCTTCTCGAAAAGTATTCCTTAAAAGGCAAAGAACTGATCTTATTACAGAATGTCTTCAAAATCAAAGTGTTACTGAAACTGAAAGATTACAAAAAGATGAAGTTATGACACAAAtgattgaacctgaag AATTACCAAGAACTCAAGACAAAGAAAGTATCACCAATCCTATTATAACTCTAGAAAAATCTGTTCAAGTATCAACTAAAGTGATAAGGCATTATAGGAGCAAAGCTGTTCAAACAATATGTCAGAATAAAAGTATTTCCACCTCCCCATTTAAAGTTTCTACAACATCTCGTTTCACCTCGCCTTTTAAGCCTGAATCATGTCGTCTTCAAGTATCACAATCAGGAGCTGTTAaagtatttaaaagaaatattggCCTTGAAGATGAAAAATCTGATAGTGATATTTCTTTGTTTGAAAGTGGTCATTCATCTCCTTTTATACCTACATCATCATCAAAGGTTACTGATTCCGATAGTAATGTGACTGATACCAATGAAAATATTGAACAATTACAATGCCTTAAAAATACTATGCGTTTGATTGAAAAGAAACCTTTGATGTATGTTGGTATAACCAAAGAATGTTATTTCCTAATTCAGTTAATACATAAGCACACAAATATAAAAGTGGAAAACATATTGCTATGCTTGAAAAAAATTAGATTAAACAGTACATTTTCTGAACTAGAGGATAATTTTGGAATATCATTATCTTATGCCAGTAAACTATTTGTAGGAAACATACCAATAATAAGTAGTGTTTTAAGACCATTCATTGTAAActtggataaaaaaattatttaa